In Desulfosalsimonas propionicica, one DNA window encodes the following:
- a CDS encoding cysteine desulfurase family protein, whose amino-acid sequence MNVINLDHISFNPLLPEVREAMIDAINNKDLHNPSSQHKAGEKSAEMLAQARQNVADLINAADPKEVVFTSGGTESVNHAVKGAAMANREKGNHIIATNIEHNSVIRSLKRLSAQGFKVTSLSVDESGRVDPAAVADAITDQTILISVMHSNNETGTIQPIAEIGAIARENKVLFHCDAVDSVGVVPVDVQALNADLLSFASNPFYGPTGAGGLYIRRGTRIFPLLDGGVQEHNKRAGTENLIGIIGMGKAAQLAAAHMEERRAHLADLKKYLVEQLPQYVDEYIINTNPDHSLPNLLNISLKYIEGESVMLMLDEENLAVSTKSACATGSLRASHVLLSLGLSHSDAQGTLVIAWGIDNSKDDLQKLLSTLSGVVSTLRSMSPLYQK is encoded by the coding sequence ATGAATGTGATCAATCTCGACCATATCTCGTTTAATCCGCTTCTTCCGGAAGTCAGGGAGGCCATGATTGATGCGATCAATAACAAGGATCTGCACAATCCTTCAAGCCAGCACAAAGCCGGGGAAAAATCTGCGGAAATGCTGGCCCAGGCCAGGCAGAACGTGGCCGATCTGATCAATGCCGCCGATCCCAAAGAAGTCGTGTTTACCTCCGGCGGCACTGAATCGGTCAATCACGCGGTTAAGGGCGCGGCCATGGCCAACCGGGAGAAGGGCAATCATATCATTGCCACCAACATCGAGCACAACTCGGTAATCCGCAGCTTAAAGCGGCTTTCCGCCCAGGGCTTCAAGGTGACTTCCCTGTCGGTTGACGAATCGGGCCGGGTGGATCCGGCTGCCGTGGCAGATGCCATAACGGACCAGACCATCCTGATATCGGTGATGCACAGCAACAATGAAACCGGCACCATCCAGCCCATAGCCGAAATCGGCGCCATTGCCCGGGAAAACAAGGTGCTGTTTCACTGTGATGCAGTGGATTCCGTGGGGGTTGTGCCGGTGGATGTCCAGGCGTTAAACGCAGACCTGCTCAGCTTTGCCTCCAATCCTTTTTACGGGCCCACGGGGGCGGGCGGCCTGTATATTCGCCGGGGCACCCGGATTTTTCCCCTGCTCGACGGCGGCGTCCAGGAGCACAACAAGCGGGCGGGCACGGAAAATCTTATCGGCATCATTGGAATGGGAAAAGCCGCCCAGCTGGCTGCGGCCCATATGGAGGAGCGCAGGGCGCATCTGGCGGATCTGAAAAAATATCTGGTGGAGCAGCTGCCCCAATACGTTGATGAATATATTATCAACACCAATCCGGACCACAGTCTGCCCAACCTGCTCAATATTTCACTCAAATATATCGAGGGTGAAAGCGTGATGCTGATGCTCGATGAGGAAAACCTGGCCGTGTCCACCAAGTCGGCTTGTGCCACGGGTTCGCTGCGGGCCTCTCACGTATTGCTGTCTCTGGGGCTGAGTCATTCAGACGCCCAGGGCACCCTGGTGATTGCATGGGGCATTGACAATAGCAAAGATGATTTGCAAAAGCTGCTCTCCACGCTTTCCGGGGTGGTCAGCACACTGCGCAGCATGTCACCGCTGTATCAGAAATGA
- a CDS encoding citrate/2-methylcitrate synthase: MTEPGDIINTGLRGVPVASTRICLVDGKAGKLVYRGYNITELAENATFEEVAYLLLFEHLPPEKELADFKAQLTQKTPLPGQLVAALKTRPANALPMDILQACVPMLANHDPEAGDLSREKATDTAIGLIARFPAIMAAWHRIRNGLEPLAPKPELGHAANFLFMLTGETPDPETAKFMDTCLVLHAEHSFNASTFSARQVASSRAHMYAAAAAGVGSLSGELHGGANARVMQMLLDIGALDRVDNYVESRLKAGEKVMGMGHAVYKNGDPRAAILAPMSRQMGEKTGNLKWYELGEAVRKKAAEVFRELKGAEIYPNVDFYSATTYYAMGIPIDLFTPVFAISRISGWCAHVIEEQFAGAAPKPALYRPASEYVGEYCGPEECEFVPMEKRPS, translated from the coding sequence ATGACTGAACCCGGCGATATCATCAACACCGGTTTAAGGGGAGTGCCTGTGGCCAGCACCCGCATCTGCCTGGTCGACGGCAAAGCCGGAAAACTTGTTTACCGGGGCTATAACATCACGGAACTGGCCGAAAATGCCACTTTTGAAGAAGTGGCGTACCTGCTGCTCTTCGAACACCTGCCCCCGGAAAAAGAGCTGGCGGATTTCAAAGCGCAACTCACGCAAAAAACCCCGCTTCCCGGGCAGCTTGTGGCCGCTTTGAAAACCCGGCCTGCAAACGCACTGCCAATGGATATCCTCCAGGCCTGCGTGCCCATGCTGGCCAACCATGATCCCGAGGCCGGGGACCTGAGCCGGGAGAAAGCCACGGATACGGCCATCGGTCTGATTGCCAGATTCCCGGCCATCATGGCGGCCTGGCACCGGATCCGAAACGGCCTGGAGCCCCTGGCCCCGAAACCGGAACTGGGGCATGCCGCCAATTTCCTTTTCATGCTCACGGGTGAAACACCGGACCCGGAAACCGCAAAATTCATGGATACCTGCCTGGTGCTTCACGCAGAGCACTCTTTTAACGCATCCACGTTTTCCGCCCGGCAGGTGGCCTCCAGCCGCGCACACATGTATGCAGCCGCTGCGGCTGGCGTCGGCTCGCTTTCCGGGGAACTGCACGGCGGGGCCAATGCCCGGGTCATGCAGATGCTGCTCGATATCGGCGCCCTGGATCGGGTGGACAACTACGTGGAATCCAGGCTAAAGGCCGGAGAAAAGGTCATGGGCATGGGCCATGCGGTTTACAAAAACGGTGATCCCCGTGCGGCGATCCTGGCGCCCATGTCCCGGCAGATGGGCGAAAAAACCGGAAATCTGAAATGGTATGAACTCGGCGAGGCCGTGCGCAAAAAAGCCGCGGAAGTCTTCCGGGAACTCAAGGGCGCAGAGATCTATCCCAACGTGGATTTCTACTCCGCCACCACCTATTACGCCATGGGAATCCCCATCGACTTGTTTACCCCTGTTTTTGCCATATCCAGAATATCGGGCTGGTGCGCCCATGTTATCGAGGAGCAGTTTGCGGGCGCAGCCCCCAAGCCGGCCCTTTACCGGCCGGCATCCGAGTATGTGGGCGAATACTGCGGCCCGGAGGAATGCGAATTTGTTCCCATGGAAAAACGGCCGTCCTGA
- the nifU gene encoding Fe-S cluster assembly scaffold protein NifU encodes MYNQVVMDHFKNPRNVGVIEDPDGVGEVGNPLCGDMMTIYLKIDENEKRISDIKFQTFGCGSAIAVSSMLTEMAKGKTLDEARKISNKDVAEALEGLPKNKLHCSNLGADALHMAIQDYDDKKAGIVRPREEREEKHEHGDGETCYCPYCDVELDEKASFCEACQRDLTEEH; translated from the coding sequence ATGTATAACCAAGTCGTCATGGATCATTTTAAAAATCCGAGAAATGTGGGAGTCATTGAAGATCCCGACGGGGTGGGCGAAGTTGGCAACCCCCTGTGCGGGGACATGATGACCATTTATCTGAAAATCGATGAGAATGAGAAGCGGATTTCAGATATAAAGTTTCAGACCTTTGGCTGCGGTTCGGCCATTGCGGTATCGAGCATGCTAACGGAAATGGCAAAGGGAAAAACCCTGGATGAGGCCAGAAAGATCAGCAACAAGGATGTGGCTGAAGCTTTGGAGGGGCTGCCCAAAAACAAGCTGCACTGCTCCAACCTGGGGGCGGACGCCCTGCACATGGCCATTCAGGATTATGATGACAAAAAGGCCGGCATTGTGCGCCCCAGGGAGGAAAGAGAGGAGAAACACGAACATGGCGATGGTGAAACCTGCTATTGTCCGTATTGTGACGTGGAACTCGATGAGAAAGCCAGTTTCTGCGAAGCCTGTCAGCGGGATCTGACCGAGGAGCATTAA
- a CDS encoding universal stress protein, producing MEIRKVLWPTDFSGSAEAALPHVQSLSQNYGAEVHVLHVLEDIIHHQGWYGDFESQHVEKLMEKAQQKAKQNLDQICTNHLEGCPLYIKHVAVGDPAAEILKLIDQEKVDLVVMATRGKSGAFDYGSVAERVTKHSPVPVTTIPVENPEKG from the coding sequence ATGGAAATTCGGAAAGTGTTGTGGCCCACGGATTTTTCGGGCAGTGCGGAGGCGGCTTTGCCGCATGTGCAGTCCCTGAGTCAGAATTACGGAGCAGAGGTGCATGTGCTGCACGTGCTTGAAGATATCATTCATCATCAGGGATGGTACGGGGATTTTGAATCCCAGCACGTGGAAAAACTCATGGAAAAGGCACAGCAGAAGGCCAAACAGAATCTTGACCAGATTTGTACCAATCACCTGGAAGGCTGTCCTTTGTATATCAAACATGTGGCTGTAGGTGATCCGGCAGCAGAAATTTTAAAGCTCATTGACCAGGAAAAGGTGGACCTGGTGGTCATGGCCACCCGGGGCAAAAGCGGTGCATTTGATTACGGCAGTGTTGCCGAGCGGGTGACAAAGCACTCTCCTGTGCCGGTGACCACCATCCCGGTGGAAAATCCTGAAAAGGGGTGA
- a CDS encoding ferredoxin translates to MAKVAINTDECEGCETCVELCPEVFGFDEDTEKAYVIKPEGGPEDEIQEAIDSCPTECIYWEE, encoded by the coding sequence ATGGCAAAGGTGGCAATCAACACGGATGAATGTGAGGGCTGTGAAACCTGTGTGGAACTGTGTCCCGAGGTCTTCGGCTTTGACGAGGACACAGAGAAGGCCTATGTGATCAAACCCGAAGGCGGTCCTGAAGACGAAATTCAGGAGGCCATTGATTCCTGTCCCACAGAGTGCATTTACTGGGAGGAATAA
- a CDS encoding class II fumarate hydratase has translation MDRDLRKETDSLGTMSVPAEAYYGAQTRRAMDHFAISGRVLPMELIYAMARIKKAAARINGQLGEIPADYVAPVVRAADEIMAGRLDDQFLVDVFQTGSGTSANMNVNEVVATRANELLTGGKSTKMPVHPNDHVNRGQSTNDVMPSAIHISARLLIRDQLLPAMEKLEQTLWEKSREFAHIRKIGRTHLQDAVVMTMGQEFSGYAAQMRLGRQRLEGVGQRLCRLALGGTAVGTGLNAHPEMAKRVIAAISEETGIEFSETANHFEAQSACDTVVETSGVIKAVAAGIAKIANDIRWLASGPRCGLGEIRLPALLPGSSIMPGKINPVMCEAAVQASAQVIANDTALTLSGQGGYFQLNLMLPLTAFNIIDSIKILANAGRGLAEKCISGIVANEEKCEQNIRKSLAVVTGLVPYTGYDKAAQIAARAYETGKTIEEVAGEENILPAAQLQQALYGSIKP, from the coding sequence ATGGATAGGGACCTCAGAAAAGAAACAGACAGTCTCGGCACCATGTCGGTGCCGGCCGAAGCCTATTACGGCGCCCAGACCCGGCGGGCCATGGACCACTTTGCCATCAGCGGCCGGGTTCTGCCCATGGAGCTGATCTATGCCATGGCCCGGATCAAAAAGGCAGCCGCCCGGATTAACGGGCAGCTCGGGGAAATCCCGGCCGATTATGTGGCCCCGGTTGTCCGGGCGGCTGATGAAATCATGGCCGGCCGCCTTGATGACCAGTTTCTGGTGGATGTATTTCAAACCGGGTCCGGCACGTCTGCGAATATGAATGTCAACGAGGTGGTGGCCACCCGGGCCAATGAACTCCTGACCGGGGGAAAAAGCACCAAAATGCCGGTTCACCCCAATGATCACGTCAACCGCGGACAGTCCACCAATGACGTAATGCCTTCGGCCATCCACATCTCCGCCCGGCTGCTGATTCGGGACCAACTCCTGCCGGCCATGGAAAAACTGGAGCAGACCCTATGGGAAAAATCCAGGGAATTTGCCCATATCCGAAAAATCGGGCGGACTCATTTGCAGGATGCGGTGGTGATGACCATGGGGCAGGAATTTTCCGGATACGCCGCTCAAATGCGCCTGGGCCGCCAGCGACTCGAAGGTGTCGGACAGCGGCTTTGCCGGCTTGCCCTCGGGGGCACGGCCGTGGGCACAGGATTAAATGCACACCCGGAAATGGCCAAGCGGGTTATTGCCGCCATTTCAGAAGAAACCGGGATTGAATTCAGCGAGACCGCCAATCATTTCGAGGCCCAGTCCGCCTGCGATACGGTTGTGGAGACCAGCGGAGTAATCAAAGCCGTTGCCGCAGGGATTGCCAAAATTGCCAATGACATCCGCTGGCTGGCATCCGGTCCCAGATGCGGACTCGGAGAAATCCGGCTACCCGCCTTGCTGCCGGGATCATCCATAATGCCCGGCAAGATCAATCCCGTGATGTGCGAAGCGGCTGTCCAGGCATCCGCCCAGGTGATCGCAAATGATACAGCCCTTACGCTTTCGGGCCAGGGGGGCTATTTTCAGCTCAATCTCATGCTGCCCCTGACGGCCTTTAACATCATTGATTCCATCAAGATCCTGGCCAATGCCGGCCGCGGACTGGCGGAAAAATGCATTTCCGGTATTGTCGCCAATGAAGAAAAATGCGAACAAAACATCCGCAAAAGCCTTGCTGTGGTAACCGGCCTGGTTCCGTATACCGGCTATGACAAGGCGGCCCAAATCGCTGCCCGGGCATATGAGACCGGAAAGACCATCGAGGAAGTGGCCGGCGAAGAAAACATTCTGCCGGCAGCCCAACTGCAGCAGGCCCTTTACGGCAGCATCAAACCTTGA